GTCCCATAACGATACGGAACAACTTAATCAATTACCCCCGCTTATTATCACCCTTCATCTCAATTACTTCATTGAGATGACGAATTCGTTCTAAAATTCGTTTGGCCTTTAATTTATCCATTTTTTCAACGCCACCGCGCTGTGTGTACGTTAAATGCTCTTCAAGCCCATCAAGGTCAAAGTTAGACGTATAAAGAGTAGGTAGTTTCTCCATCATTCGGTACTGTAACATTGCACCTAAAATATCATCGCGAATCCAGTTTGACATTGTTTCAGCACCAATGTCATCCAAGATAAGAACTTTTGCATTTTTTACAACATCAAGCTTCTTTTGATATGTTCCATCATTGATGCCATTCTTTAGTTCTCTGAAAAAGTCCGGAGCATAGACAATCATCGTCTCAATTGAACGATCTGCAAGTTCATTTGCAATTGCACCAATTAAAAAAGTTTTTCCAACCCCAAATGGGCCATGAATATAAAGACCGTGTCCATTTTCACCAGGCTGAACGTTCACACTAAATTCCATTGCTTTAGTAAAGGCAATCGTCCTTGACGTATTATCCTCATGAAAATCATCAAAGCTAACATTGGTAATCTCTTTTGGAATATATAAACTTTGAATAAACGAGGCATGCCGTTTCCTTTCATCTTCTTTTCTTTTTAAAGGACATGCATTATACGTTAACTGAAGATCTTCATGATAGATTTGCAGTTCCGGCTGATGTCCTTTAATTAAATTCGGACATTCTTCTAATCCAGGACATTTGTCACAGTTTTCCCATTGAGACTTGTATTGGAACAATTCATTCATCCCACGCTCGGTCTGTTCACTTGTAATCGATGGATGCTCATGCAAAAATGCCTGAACACGCTTATCTTGCAAGATTGTTTTTTTCATTTTTTCAAACCTTTTTTCAAAACCTCCACCAGACATTTCTTTGAGTGTTTTACCGATCGATTCCATGCTTTATCCCTCCCCTCGTTTCTTTTTCCTAAGCATTTCTTTATATTCAGCGGCTTTCTTTTTCGCTTCCATTAGTTCATCAGGTGATTCTTTTTCTTTATTCCAATTCTCATCTGTCATCCATTTTGGCAACGGTTCAGTCCGTACAGCATTTGAATATGATTTTTTTACAGATTGTTTTGGATCTTGTGTTTTGTTTTGCTTAAAATCTGTCCGTTTTTGATGCTCTTTTTTCGCAAGCTCCATCGCTTGTTCAACTGTTTCGATTTTTTTTCGACTCCAGTGACTTGCTATTTTAAATGCTAACGGCTTTGAAATCTTCTTATCATTAACAAGGGTAATGTATTCGAGCAACACATTGACG
The Bacillus shivajii DNA segment above includes these coding regions:
- the dnaI gene encoding primosomal protein DnaI — protein: MESIGKTLKEMSGGGFEKRFEKMKKTILQDKRVQAFLHEHPSITSEQTERGMNELFQYKSQWENCDKCPGLEECPNLIKGHQPELQIYHEDLQLTYNACPLKRKEDERKRHASFIQSLYIPKEITNVSFDDFHEDNTSRTIAFTKAMEFSVNVQPGENGHGLYIHGPFGVGKTFLIGAIANELADRSIETMIVYAPDFFRELKNGINDGTYQKKLDVVKNAKVLILDDIGAETMSNWIRDDILGAMLQYRMMEKLPTLYTSNFDLDGLEEHLTYTQRGGVEKMDKLKAKRILERIRHLNEVIEMKGDNKRG